A stretch of the Panicum virgatum strain AP13 chromosome 9N, P.virgatum_v5, whole genome shotgun sequence genome encodes the following:
- the LOC120689589 gene encoding probable BOI-related E3 ubiquitin-protein ligase 3, whose product MAFFSHHHLQQPHPQQPPPPPQHQQQPVLPSFRNALPVPVDGQIPAPLAFFNPPPAFPEQPPQAPLVDAVGLTAAAGLGWRQPREQELLGENSQMSSIDFLQTGSAVSTGLALSLEDRRHGGGGGGGAGNSSGDSPLLLLPMLDDDISREVQRLDADMDRFIKAQSERLRQSILEKVQAKQFEALASVEDKILRKIRDKEVEVETINKRNSELEDQIKQLAVEVGAWQQRAKYNESMINALKYNLEQVCAHQSKDFKEGCGDSEVDDTASCCNGGAVNLQLMLKENRQPKDLTACRVCKSSEACMLLLPCRHLCLCKECESKLSFCPLCQSSKILGMEIYM is encoded by the exons ATGGCGTTCTTCTCTCACCACCATCTCCAGCAGCCGCACCCGCAgcagcccccgccgccgccgcagcatcaGCAACAGCCGGTGCTTCCTTCCTTCAG GAACGCGCTGCCAGTGCCGGTGGATGGCCAGATCCCGGCGCCCCTTGCCTTCTTCAACCCGCCGCCTGCCTTCCCGGAGCAGCCGCCGCAGGCACCGC TGGTGGATGCGGTGGGGTTGACGGCGGCCGCGGGACTTGGGTGGAGGCAGCCGAGGGAGCAAGAGCTGCTTGGGGAGAACTCCCAGATGTCGTCCATCGATTTCCTGCAGACGGGCTCGGCCGTGTCGACGGGGCTGGCGCTGTCTCTGGAGGACCGGCGccacggcgggggcgggggcggcggggctggGAACTCCTCGGGCGATTCCCCGCTGCTCCTGCTGCCCATGCTGGACGATGACATCTCCCGCGAGGTGCAGCGGCTTGATGCTGATATGGACCGGTTCATTAAAGCTCAG AGTGAACGGCTGAGGCAGTCTATATTGGAGAAAGTTCAGGCAAAGCAATTTGAGGCACTGGCCTCTGTTGAGGACAAGATACTACGAAAAATACGGGATAAAGAGGTGGAAGTGGAGACCATTAACAAAAGGAACTCTGAACTTGAGGACCAGATTAAGCAGTTGGCAGTGGAAGTTGGTGCGTGGCAGCAAAGGGCCAAGTACAATGAGAGCATGATCAATGCACTCAAGTACAACTTGGAGCAGGTATGTGCCCATCAGAGCAAGGATTTCAAGGAAGGTTGTGGTGATAGCGAGGTAGATGACACGGCATCCTGTTGCAATGGTGGTGCCGTCAATTTGCAACTGATGCTGAAGGAGAACAGGCAACCGAAGGATTTGACGGCCTGCAGGGTCTGTAAATCAAGCGAGGCATGCATGCTCTTGCTGCCTTGTCGGCATCTTTGCCTATGCAAGGAGTGCGAGAGCAAGCTGAGCTTCTGCCCCCTGTGCCAGTCCTCGAAGATACTTGGCATGGAGATATATATGTAG